Proteins from a single region of Sphingomonas morindae:
- the rplS gene encoding 50S ribosomal protein L19, translated as MNLIQTLEAEAIARFNESKTIPEFRPGDTLRVGVKVVEGERTRVQAFEGVCIARANKGMGSSFTVRKISFGEGVERVFPLYSPNVDSIEVVRRGAVRRAKLYYLRGRTGKSARIAERKDNRETAKA; from the coding sequence ATGAACCTTATCCAGACGCTCGAGGCCGAAGCCATCGCGCGGTTCAACGAGAGCAAGACCATTCCCGAATTCCGCCCCGGCGACACGCTGCGCGTGGGCGTGAAGGTGGTCGAGGGCGAGCGCACCCGCGTGCAGGCCTTCGAGGGCGTGTGCATCGCCCGCGCCAACAAGGGCATGGGCTCCAGCTTCACCGTCCGCAAGATCTCGTTCGGCGAGGGTGTGGAGCGCGTCTTCCCGCTCTACTCGCCCAATGTCGATTCGATCGAGGTGGTGCGTCGCGGCGCCGTGCGTCGCGCCAAGCTCTATTATCTGCGTGGCCGTACCGGCAAGTCGGCCCGCATCGCCGAGCGCAAGGACAATCGCGAGACGGCCAAGGCCTGA
- the trmD gene encoding tRNA (guanosine(37)-N1)-methyltransferase TrmD, whose amino-acid sequence MSFTAAILTLYPEMFPGPLGLSLAGRALGEGRWRLDPVQIRDFAKDRHRSVDDTPAGGGAGMVMRADILAAALDATTARHPDLPVLAMSPRGAPLRQARVRALAAGPGAILICGRFEGMDERLFEARAIEQVSLGDFILSGGEMAALTLLDACIRLLPGVMGAASSGDEESFESGLLEYPHYTRPVEWEGRTIPEVLRSGDHARIAAWRHAEAERITRLRRPDLWERQRGAPVRSPSGARQKDEG is encoded by the coding sequence ATGAGCTTCACCGCCGCCATCCTCACCCTCTATCCCGAGATGTTCCCCGGGCCGCTCGGCCTCAGCCTGGCCGGGCGCGCGCTGGGCGAGGGGCGGTGGCGGCTCGATCCGGTGCAGATCCGCGATTTCGCGAAGGACCGTCACCGCTCGGTGGACGATACGCCCGCGGGCGGCGGCGCCGGCATGGTGATGCGCGCCGATATCCTCGCCGCCGCGCTGGATGCCACCACCGCGCGGCATCCGGACCTGCCGGTGCTGGCGATGAGCCCGCGCGGCGCGCCGCTCCGCCAGGCGCGGGTGCGTGCGCTCGCCGCCGGGCCGGGCGCGATCCTGATCTGCGGCCGCTTCGAGGGCATGGACGAGCGGCTGTTCGAGGCGCGCGCCATCGAGCAGGTCTCGCTGGGCGACTTCATCCTGTCCGGCGGCGAGATGGCGGCGCTGACGCTGCTGGACGCTTGCATCCGGCTGCTGCCCGGCGTAATGGGCGCGGCTTCCAGCGGGGACGAGGAAAGCTTCGAAAGCGGCCTTCTCGAATATCCGCACTATACCCGACCTGTCGAATGGGAGGGGCGCACGATCCCTGAAGTGCTGCGATCGGGGGATCATGCGCGGATCGCCGCCTGGCGTCATGCCGAGGCGGAACGGATCACACGGCTAAGGCGGCCGGATCTTTGGGAACGCCAGCGGGGCGCTCCGGTCCGGTCGCCCTCTGGTGCGCGGCAAAAAGACGAGGGATGA
- the rimM gene encoding ribosome maturation factor RimM (Essential for efficient processing of 16S rRNA) — MDDRQVTLAAITGAHGIAGEVRLKLFTEDLAAYPQLRAGDRTLTLKALRPGANGAVARFAEITDRTAAEAMRGTPLTVPRAALPPLGEGEYYHADLIDQPALATDGEALGRIVAVENYGAGDLIEIERADGRRFLVPVGAGVADLGPPILVHAAFVEP, encoded by the coding sequence GTGGACGACAGACAGGTGACGCTCGCCGCCATCACCGGCGCGCACGGCATCGCCGGCGAGGTGCGGCTCAAGCTCTTCACCGAGGATCTCGCCGCCTATCCGCAGCTGCGCGCGGGCGATCGGACGCTGACGCTCAAAGCGCTGCGGCCGGGCGCCAATGGCGCGGTGGCGCGCTTCGCCGAAATCACCGATCGCACCGCCGCCGAGGCGATGCGCGGCACCCCGCTCACCGTTCCCCGCGCCGCGCTGCCGCCGCTGGGCGAGGGCGAATATTATCATGCCGACCTGATCGACCAGCCCGCGCTTGCCACCGATGGCGAGGCGCTCGGCCGGATCGTGGCGGTCGAGAATTACGGCGCCGGCGATCTGATCGAGATCGAGCGCGCCGATGGCCGCCGTTTCTTGGTGCCGGTCGGCGCGGGCGTGGCGGATCTCGGCCCGCCCATCCTCGTCCATGCCGCGTTCGTCGAGCCATGA
- the rpsP gene encoding 30S ribosomal protein S16 — protein MSVSIRLSRGGAKKRPYYRIVVANSRSPRDGAFIEKIGTYNPMLAKDDEKRVVLDLERARHWVAVGAQPTDRVARFLDAAGVKERGARSNPKKAEPGEKAKERAEERAAKAAAIAEAANAPAEESAEA, from the coding sequence ATGTCGGTTTCCATTCGCCTGTCGCGCGGCGGCGCCAAGAAGCGCCCCTATTACCGCATCGTCGTCGCCAATTCGCGGTCGCCGCGCGATGGCGCCTTCATCGAGAAGATCGGCACCTATAATCCGATGCTCGCCAAGGATGACGAGAAGCGCGTGGTGCTGGATCTCGAGCGCGCCCGCCACTGGGTCGCGGTCGGCGCGCAGCCGACCGATCGCGTCGCCCGCTTTCTCGACGCCGCCGGCGTGAAGGAGCGCGGCGCGCGCAGCAACCCGAAAAAGGCCGAGCCGGGCGAGAAGGCCAAGGAGCGCGCCGAGGAGCGCGCCGCCAAGGCCGCCGCGATCGCCGAGGCCGCCAATGCCCCGGCCGAGGAAAGCGCCGAGGCCTGA